The stretch of DNA tttccttgagtgtgttgtcttgtgtgaggcatctcctctgtggcttctgatgtagagattcaggtgaacagggaggtgacaccACCTgccgcttaggcaggaatccccccgggtctagacctggtggtggtgaaggagcagaagagcaggggataagaggccttgccctgatgaggaactggtggagcttggggtggaggagggttgccgaaatcgatctgaaagacagctggagaggagacggagaaattttaaatgaattgctgagcgatgattgggcaggagaggaatggctcggccgctgattggtgggggagttgctctatattaactagcatattctcactctcactcacatatattcttctctcactcacatatattctcatctcacatacatatatgttttcactctcactcacatatattcttctctcatgcacatatattcttctctcacgcacatatattcttctctcatgcacatatattcttctctcacacacatatattcttacCTACATCCGTTTCCactattctttctctctcactcacatatattcttactctcacacacatatatgaatgtaaaatatgaatatatgtatgtgagagggagaatatatgtatgtgagagggagaatatatgtatgtgagagggagaatatatgtgtgtgagagtgtcagACTGCATTATGTCTTGTACGGCCCCTCATAGCTACCTAGGGGGCATATTGTACAAGGGGCTACGACTCACCACACCCATTGTGCAATAGTAATGTTTCAAAATCCCAGAATTTGTTTACCGTATTATccagactataagtcgcacttttttttcatcctttggctgggtatgcgacttatactcaggggtatactcaggtgcgagttatctatgaaaaaatatacaactaGTTAGCCTTgcgtcctgacgtcccattacaaatataatggcagctgttctgtccctctcctgatggttctcttccacctccagcttgtccacactttgcattccaagCATAGATGACACGCATGTTCacggaacgtgtgcttgcagctgagcctctgCCTGaacctcagacctcacctggcaacaaggaattctattttctgattggtcgatatgtcgctaattccagacagctatgtgagcgcacagtagtctgccttttactcatccTGTGAAGTTTGGGTGGGGTCAAATAAAACGTATGAATTCATTTGTTTGATCCTCAGatcacaaacatattttttagacAGTtcaatttttttaataaaatataaccaGAAAACAATGTGGAATGATTTACAAACATGAAGTGAAATTCAACTATATGCTCTCCTCAGGAACCTTTTTTGTTGCCTTGGAGAGTCtccactgccacctgctggctgttTTAACTTGtgaatccatccattaatggaATAGATAGCTTTGAATCATGCAACAGGAACATTCACATTTTCTTAAATCAAATTATTCTTACCTATCAGtccatttattaaaaaactaAGTAAGGTCACTGATAATGGGAAATCATCACTTttagtgcagaaaaaaacaatcaatcatcagtgtaCAGTTTTGTCTGTCCAAGCCATTAATTAAAATAGAAAGTCAACATAGAATTGGAAAGGATGTTTGCATTGGCAAGTAAAGCAGTAAAGCCAATGGAGACAATGtcctctcttctgtctcctGCCAACAAATTTCAGCTTCTTTAGCAATTCAGAGCAGTTTTTAATatgttaatgtggaaaagtgaaATAAGCGATAAGGGCATGCTCTTCATAACATAATGTTGTTGACATAGTGaggagtcaaagcaaatattcagacttttccttccttccactATTCTGGGCTGTGTTGCATTCCCCGGACTTGTGGAATagatcatcatttcacttcATCACTTCAGTTGTGATGCTTCAAAAGTTTACTAGTAAGATTCTGCTGTGACTTAATATGAAACTATGAAGTTCCCTGTTACTAATAGACATGGTGGATAAATCAACAGGAAGTGTGGAGGTTTCTGCAAATTTGCAGAAATATGAATGCTGAGTATCAGCACTGTGGTGCAGCGGTTAGCCATGTCACAaaaaggttcctggttcaattccagctgcagccttactttgtggagtttgcacattctccctgtgcctgtgtgggttttctctggttTGCTCTGGCCTCCTCCTACATACCAAAGACttgttagtttaatttaaattgCCCGTAAGTGTGAATTAAGTTTGTTCATGTTTGCCCTAttatggactggtgacctgtagATAGGTTGATAggctgggataggttccagccccccatgaccctgcactgcaggaggaagcggaTTCAGggaagaggatggatggatggatgctgacTATGGTAGAACAATTTGAGGACAGTGTGCAACATTTACACTAAATGGTAGGATtaccgctgctcctccacatcaggagtcagctgaggtagctcgggcatctgtttcggatgcctcctggatgcctctttggggaggtgttccaggcatctgtgtgtgtccggtgagagggaagtctgggtgtccctgcttagactgctgcccctgcgacccggccccggataagcggttaaagatggatggatggattaataCAGGAAGGCAGGCATCCCTGAGGGAAATTTAGGCTCTCAGGAAAATCACAGCTTATCAATTAATTGTTAATCGAACGATAAGGTCATTTAATGAAGGATTATTTGCACTCACTACTCACTTAAATATTATTAGTCTGTGTTTTGTACACTGGCTGTATATCTAAACAACAATGAAGTCTGGCTCTGTCTAAGTGTTAAGTCTTTTTAAAGGATCACACCTGGAGAGTGACTGAAGTTCAATGATGATCTATTCCACAAGAGAATGCAGCAGCACAATAAAGTGTAGTGGATGCATCATTTTCCAACATCCTCATCATTTATGAATGGATGTTATTATTTTAAGGGGTCTTCTAAGATCACTTTCTGTCCTTGTGTGCAGGTTAGTGTGCATTCACATTTTAACCGCCTGTTAGCAACATTTTCTAGTTTCTGTCATTAGTTTGTCAATCAATAGATAAcagctcatttcctgtttgtctccACCTTTTGTTGACTGAAGAACAAACTGAACCACAGATATTGCCAGAGAAGACACCACCCCTGTGTCATTTGCAAACACATTATCAGTCACAAAAGTGAAACTACTGTTTCAAACCAGACGAACCCACTGCTGTGGAAGGACTCATAAGTTTGGATCCAGGTGAGTATTATCATGGAATTTACTGATTTTACACATACGGCCTCAATATTTGATGAATTTGTTCTGAAGATCATCCCTCATACTCACGTTTGATACATTAAGCTGCAAGATAACAAGACTAAGTGCACAAGGGTGTGAATTTGAATGAATTCTGAATATTTGAGTTTGTATCTGTGTCTTTGGTTCACTGTGTTTcgcatgcacacagaggtgaagcagCTGACGTCTGTCTGACCATATAAAGCAAAAATTAGCCATGACCCAACACTGTGAACTGAAGTAACCTGTTTTCATTTGACCCTgtactttattttgaaatggaCTAATAATTATTCATtccactatttatttatttattaatttttttatttcaggggCAGTGTATATTAATTAACATGTCTGCAAATATGCCAGAGTTAGCCAAAGGGCTATTTTTCATCTGTAGTCCCTAGACTGATGTTAAAAgtcactctaaaaaaaaaataaactaagaGTTAAATTGTCATATGTGCAGAACATATGGATGACTGTCTGCTATGTCATGAAAGGAAATGATTATGTTTACCTCTGTTTTACTGCAGATATTAGTTCTCATCATGGAGGCTGAAACTGATGCTGAAATTAGACAAATACTGCAGAACAGTGATCAAAGCCTGGCTGCGGCACAGATCAATGAAGTTTTGGAAAGGCAGAACAACGTCCCACTCAACATCGCCGTCACTGGAGAGACTGGCGCTGGTAAATCCACCTTTATTAATGCCTTCAGAGATCtaaatgatgaagatgagggagCTGCACTCACTGGTTGTAAGGAAACCACCAAAGAGGTTACAGCATACCCCCATCCAAACTATCCTAATGTGACCTTCTGGGATCTCCCTGGTATCGGCACCACCAACTTTCCagctaaaaaatacaaaaagaaagtTGGACTGGAGAAGTttgacttcttcatcatcatctcagcaCACCGCTTCACAGAAAATGATGTCAAACTCGCAAAGGAGAtcaagaagatgaagaaaacgTTCTACTTTGTCCGCTCAAAGATCGACAGTGATTTAGATAATGAGAAAAGGAGTAGAAAGAGCAACTTTAACAAAGAGAAGACTCTGACAGACATCAAGGAGGACTGCATTAAAGGTGAGCTTTCTGTACTTAATGTTATCCTATTACAACATTACAATGCAGTTCAATGCATAGGCTAATGTTACAGTGGGGGTGCAGAGGGTCCTCAGCTCTTTCTGTGGACCCCattaatttataatttaatttaatattatcaACTCAAGCTGGTTACAGAAAATCATACTAAGATGACTTATTGCTGCTGTCTGCATCGTCACACCCTGACACAGCTCCCTGTCTGATAGAAGTCACTCTATGGACTGAACACACAAATTGTAATGAACTGTCATGTAACTATGTGATCTTACAAATCTAACAAACTGCTGAACAGCCAAATTTACTATCAGCTCAACTGTTACTTTCTATGAAACATCAAATCTCTTTTTTGATTACATGTTTACAACTGTGTGTTATGGTAAATGTTAAAGCcaaaacatatacatatacatatacagtagCAGTCATGATGTTCTGCTCGTTAGAGTCTGAAAGTCATTTTTAATAACAACAATGATCAAGTCTGAGTTgtattttgtccttttttctaACGCAGGTCTTCAAGATGCAGGTTTTGAGTCTCCACAGGTCTTCCTGGTGTCCAGCTTTGAGCTCCATGAGTATGACTTCTCTCTGCTACAGGAGACATTAGAGAGAGAACTTCCTGAACACAAGAGGGACGCTCTGCTGATGACCACACCCATCACCAGCCTGGAGATCATtgctaaaaagaaaaaggcttttaagTCCAAAATTAAATACTGGGCTGCTGCAtctgcagctggagcagctgtTCCTGTTCCTGGTCTTTCTATTGCTGTTGATGTAAGCATACTGATTGCTGCTATCACACAGTATGTACATGGGTTTGGCCTTGATATTCCAACAATGAAGAGGGTTGCTGCCAGAACAGGTGTGTCATATGATGATCTGCTTGCTGTCATTGTTTCAccactggctgcagcagaaGTCACCCCTACACTTCTCCTCAGAGTGATGGCCTCACTAGCAGGCACAGCTGCATTAatggcagcagaggaaggaTCCAGGTTCATTCCAATACTTGGAATCCCAATAGCAATGGGCCTCTCTTATGTCACAACCTCCAGAGTTCTGAGTCACATCCTTAACATACTTACTGAGGATTCAGAGAGAGTCTTTAGAAAGGCTTTTGGTTCTAAGTGAATACCTGCTGTGCATTTTAACCAATATGTGTTCATAgttgatcagtgtgtcagagggcCTCAGCaggtctctgtttctctttcagtgcagaaacaacagagaaacatTAAAACTTCCCTTCTTCATTTGAACATACAAAAAAATTGTTTTCCCATTATTCATGTTCAAAATGTTCAAAATCTGTTGAATATTGTTGTTCTGCCTTTTCTATGTCTTTGTAACAGCTTTGCTTTACTACTAGTAATATAGTTTTGGCTGTCCAAGCCTGTAAAACAAGTTATTATGTTTGCTTCCCTCTAGTGGTCACAGTGAGGAATGACAACagatataattattattttcacaaTGATGTTGATGACTATTATAATATTTATGACTTGTTTTTCACATGGTAACATATTGATTGTTGCTCTTCtacatgcacaaacatggactttacttttattgtgaagaagaaaaaaaacaatgtattgtaAGGGACAAAGGTTTATTGTAACCCTACAAAAGACACAGGctgagaaaaatacaaaacaaaaataaaattagtACAAATGAAAAAAGGTTTCTCATCCTTATACAAGTCTCAGGACTATCCATCATACACGGactattcatattttttttaaaaaacaaaatatagcaAAATAAATAAGGCAAATATAGTTGATTAGGAAGAGTGAGTGAGGAAGTCTCAGCTTTAACTCAGTGAAGTGCACAGGAGCCACCAGATGGCGCTAGTTAGCCTAATTGCATTCAAAGCTAGAATTATGTTAGTACCTGTGCATTTAAATCCTCCCATCatataaagacaaaaataaaataaaccaaaataaaCCAGTGAACACATTCCACTAAAAGTGAAGCAAATGTTTAGTTACACTGAACTAAATCTATATTTAATGTGCTTAATAGAAACAGAAGCTCTGACGGCTCTGCACACCTGTTCATGAGTGTAACTCACACACCTGCAACAGACCCACTGATAATGACACTGTTCATTTGACACGTCACAGTCTGGGTGCATAGAGCCTGACAGtcacctccttcctccttcgTCCTTGTTTACTGCTCCAAATTAACTCCACACTTTCACTGAAACTTAAACTGGACAACGTCTGTCTCCCTCAGTGATGTTACTATGTACCATCATGAACTAAGCTAGCTCGTTTGTTACTAGCTTCTGTCACAGTAGACGGAAGTTGTCTGAGTGAGCAATAACAAAGCCCGCCCACTTCTAGGAGAGGATTGGTCCATTTGGACAGTAGTTTAAACTTGCTTCTAAGACTTGGTGAGAAATATCAAGTTGTTCCTCTGTTACAGCACAACATTTAAGATTTGTCAGTTTAGTTTTTCTGATGTTTATTTACCTTTATTTACCTTATCCACTGGACGCTCTGGATATTTGGACATTTACTACATTACAGTAGATGATAGCTATACAAAAGTGAATAAAAAGTTGATAAGTAATATTTTTACTCTGCTTTCCCACAGTTTActctcttttttatttacagttttttatttacaatttATGGTTACTAATTTAAAGTTTGTCAACCCTGTAggattttctatatttctgcacaAATATATGACACCAACGTTCAAAAGAACAGCTTGAGTTCTACCACAGAGGTACACTGAAAAAGTGGAGGAGTGAGTGATCCTTAAATGCTACCAGCAGTCTGATAGGAGGATGGAAAACAGGCTAGTCCACCCAGATCCAGCATTCTTCCCAGCAACCACAGCAGCCTCATTAGTGCACCTAAAACGATGAAGACAATGGAGCGTCTCATCCTCGACCTCCTCAAGCCCCAAGTGCATCAGGCTCAGGACCCCCTACAGTTTGCCTACCgggcaggtgtgggtgtggaggacgccattctctacctcctacaccgtgttcaagcacatctggacaaaggGAGGGGCACAGTTAGGATTCTTTTCTTGgacttcaacaccatccagcccttGCTACTACTGGGCAAACTGAGGGAGATGCTAGTGGACCACTACTTGGTGTCCTGGATTGCTGCCTCATGGAGAGACCCCAGGACATCAGGCTAAAAGACACTGTAATCAGCAGCACCGGAGCTCCCCAGGGGACGGTGctggcccccctcctcttcaccctttacacctcagacttctgctacaactcagaactgtgtcacattcagaagtttgcagatgacacagccGTTGTGGGGTGTgtcagggatgatggagaggatgagtacagaagtgtagtcagcaactttgtcacctggagtcagatGAACCATCTCtagcttaacacctcaaagactaaggagctggtcgTTGACTTCAGGAaatccagcccacagccacgtccagtgaccatcagggacgacgaggtggagattgtagacaactacaagtacctcgggttgtggctggacaacaagctggactggacatgctgtacagatcacctgtacaagaagggccagagccgtctgtacttcctgcgaagactgggagccttcaacatctgcaggaaactcctgtggatgttctaccagtctgtggtggccagtacactttttatgctgttgtctgctggggggtaacataaacaaaaggtgtgctaacaggctggacttatcaggcgggccggctctgtggttggcatgaagctggactccctggtgacagtggcagagaggagaacactaagaaaacttctggctattgtggacgatgccagtgatcctctgcacactgtcatcagtgctcagaggagcctgaacggtcacaggctgctcctccccaagagcaggaccaacagactcagagactcctttgtcccccgatccatcaaactctacaactctgcttttggcaggagggggagaaggagggaggagcacagcccgcctgatacaacacacgtgcaataatttatatgtgcaataatacaTCTGTACAatctatgctgctgtgcaatgtttgtgcataattcctcttatcttttattttttactgtactatattctattttattatatttaactCTTGCAGCAGCTGAGTCAGAGTTTagagacaaactacaggacactctgagacagaaaaaagtTCACATGCAACACAAGTTCAAATGCAAACAGGGAGTCAAccttatttaaaatgtatttcaccTGAATTATACAAATATTGCCTCTCCCTTATTGACTCTCACATTGTTTTGATATTACACAGCACACTCCAATATTGACAGAGCTCTGTCAtagtttcagccaggtcttttattttgtagtttctGTTGCATTAGTTCCAGTTTTACCAGTTATTTTGTAGCCActgttctccctcttgtttctggtgttttgacttccttcctcatgtgtgctcccttccccctcctgtgattacctcctccgccctaatgtgcttcacctgtgtccaattgtcttcccgccctcctgtgtataaagcctgtgtgtttcctgccccttgttgccagttcgtcttgtgagtaatccgAGTGTCCCAGCCTTTCTTCAGCCAGTTGGTTTCAGTGAGTAATTTGGTGTTTCAGTGTTCAGCCCTGTGTTTTTGGATCCTTTGTGTTTCGACCCTGCTTGGATTCTTGACTACTGTTTTGCCTTTTGTCCCTTGTACCTTTGCCACGCTTactgatcacccgtgtaccgaaccctggcttatattaaaggaactgagtttgttttcactccggctaagtctgcatttgtgtccgccatctcacagTCCCCTGACAACCTCTGTTTGTCTCCTTCAACTCATGTTGTATCACACTCACTTTCTACCTCAGTTATGTAATGTGTTTTCTGACCAAgttccggcagtctcatagtcgttgtCTGTTGGTGTTGTCTGTTACCACGGTGCCTAAGTCTAAACATAACCTGGTCTGGAGCAGGTTTCCTTCAATAAACCCTGAGTTTGTCTCTGACTCCCCCACTTCTAAAGACACCGGTTCACTTGCTCATTCGTTCACGTCTTATCAGGCACATTTTGTGGAGACTGAGTGAATAATGATCAGCTGACATGTTCCCCcactatatattatatattatatatattatatatatatatatatatatatatatatatatatatatatatatatatatatatatatatatatatatatatatatatatatatatacatatatacatatatatatatatatatatatatagttcagACTTGCTTTTATATAAAATGTAAGCGTTATTCCATAGAATACAGTTGTGAGGTGAATAATTGTGTTTATATAATAAAGACCAACACTGCAAAACCTGCTGATGGAAATTGGCTAGTTTCACTGGAAGTTTTCCGAAAAGGGACATCGTAGAAGGAAATTTAGACCTCCCATCTTATTGAAAACGTAATTTGGGAAGATATTCCATAAACTATATGGGTTTTTGTTAAATCTTTTCAtccaatttatttttaatacttgATTAAATGTGGTAAAGGTCAATACATCTAAACCTCCTTCAGCTAATGGATTCGAAAgaattgttttctttattttatgagATTTGTTTTTCCATATGAAATTAAATAGAATTCTATCTAGATCAGAGCAGAGGTATTTGGGGCCATCTAGTGTCAAAAAAAGGTATGAGGCTCTTGACATTCCTTCTGCTTTACTTAACAACACTACCATATATAGACAAGTCTCTGACAAGCCAGCTATTAAATTTCTTTTTGATGGCATCAACCACTGGTGTAAAGTTATTTGTTACCTCATTATACTTTTTGGAGATTTTCACCCCAAGATAAGTTACAGTGTCTTTCACAGGGATGCCACATATATTTCCTAATTGAGTGTGATATAAAGTTAGGATCTcacatttattaaaattaaGTTTAAGTCCAGAAATATCAGAGAACGTAGATATTACAGATAAGGCCACTGGTACTTCCTCAGAACTCTTCAAGAAAATTGTTGTATCATCCGCTAATTGTGATATTTTGAGTTCCCGATCAAGGACCTGGATTCCCTTAAAGGAGCTTTGTCggattaaataatttaaaatttgTCCCACcagtaaaaaaatataaggTGAGGCTGGACAGCCTTGTCTCACACCTTTATTAATGTTAAATCTGTGTGATGTACGATAGAGAAGTTTTACAGCACTATTATTATCTTTATATAAAGTCTTAAAAGCTTTGACAAAAAAATTTCCAAAATTCAGAAAACATAATGTATCAAAGATAAATTTATGACTAACTGTGTCAAAGGCTTTTTGATAATCCAAAAAAAGAATTAGAGGCTCGCCAGGGATCAACTCTATATAATGAATAAGGTCTAAAACTAATCTGATATTATCAGCGATGTGTCGTCCAGGCATAAAACCATTTTGAGATTCATGAATAATA from Parambassis ranga chromosome 22, fParRan2.1, whole genome shotgun sequence encodes:
- the LOC114427648 gene encoding interferon-inducible GTPase 5-like, yielding MEAETDAEIRQILQNSDQSLAAAQINEVLERQNNVPLNIAVTGETGAGKSTFINAFRDLNDEDEGAALTGCKETTKEVTAYPHPNYPNVTFWDLPGIGTTNFPAKKYKKKVGLEKFDFFIIISAHRFTENDVKLAKEIKKMKKTFYFVRSKIDSDLDNEKRSRKSNFNKEKTLTDIKEDCIKGLQDAGFESPQVFLVSSFELHEYDFSLLQETLERELPEHKRDALLMTTPITSLEIIAKKKKAFKSKIKYWAAASAAGAAVPVPGLSIAVDVSILIAAITQYVHGFGLDIPTMKRVAARTGVSYDDLLAVIVSPLAAAEVTPTLLLRVMASLAGTAALMAAEEGSRFIPILGIPIAMGLSYVTTSRVLSHILNILTEDSERVFRKAFGSK